Within bacterium, the genomic segment CGTCCTCGCCCACGCCGCCGTAGGGCACGATCTCGTTGGTGAAGTCCATGAAGTAGCCGCCCAGCGAGAACGCCACCCGCGGCGTGCGCCAGGAGACGCCCAGCTCGTAGTCGACGACCTTCTCCTCCTTCACGTCCGGGTTGGACCACCTGACGTAGTCGATGCCGCCGTCGGCCCTGTGCACGTGGAGGCTGTCGGCGAACAGGGGCCGCACCCCCAGGTCCGACCCGCTCAGCCAGGTGTCGAAGAGCTCGCCGTCGGTGGGCTCGCGGTGGTTCACACCCACCGAGCCATACATCTGCAGCGCGCCGCCCCCCACCGGGCCGGCATCGAAGTTGATGGCTCCCTTGGGGTTGAAGAAGTCCCAGTCGGCGGTGTACTGGTGGCGGTCGGCGCCGGTGAAGTTGCCCACCTCCTCCTGCATGAACTCGTACGACTTGTGCTGGTAGTGCAGTTCGCCGGTCAGGGTCAGGGCGCCGGCGGTCCAGCGCTGGTTCGCGTAGAGCGACCAGGCGTCCTTGTCGCCGGTGTACTGGTGGTACTTGAAGCCGTCGACGAAGTCGTCCGGCGTGAAGCCCTCGGCCCAGAGCACCTCGCCCCAGTGGTCCGAGTGGAACGTGTACCAGTCGCCGCCCACGAGCAGGCGCCGGCCCTCGCCCTGGTCCCACTGCAGGTGGGGCACCCAGCCCGTGTGCTCCTTGCGCACCCACTTCTGCCGGATCAGGTCGAGCGTCGTCGAGTCGGTCACGCCCGGCAGCGTGTCCAGGGCGAAGGCCGCCGCATCGGCCCCCCACTTGTAGTTCTCGTAGAACCCCTCGCCCCGGATGTGATAGACGCGGTTCGTCAGCTGCACCGTGTCGGACAGGTACCACGTGCTGTGCAGCTCGTAGTGCGGCTGCCGGAAGTCGTCCACGGCGTTGTGATAGGTCTCGAGATTCGCGCGCCGGTTCTCGCGCAGCAGCGACTCGGGCACGGCGTCCCACGCGTGGTGGGTGACCTCGCGCCCGGTGTAGATGTTCGCCCGGGTCGAGGTGTTCTCCGTGTCGTACTGGCCGCTCCAGAAGAAGCCCCAGCCGTCGTGGCCGCTGCGATCGCGGTAGCCGTCGCTCTCCTGGCGCGAGAGGCGGAAGGACGAGCGGAAGCCGCTGCCGGCGACATCGCCGGTCTGGTACCGGATCATCTGCCGCTGGGTGCCGTAGCTGCCGAAGTTCAGGGAGGCCATGCCGCCGGGTTTCGCCGCCAGATCACGCGAGACGATGTTCACGGTGCCGCCGATGGCCGTCATGCCGCCCACGGCATTGGTCACGCCCCGCTGCACCTGGATGTCCTGGATGCTGGCGCCGAGATCGGGCAGGTCGACCCACCAGATCTGGTGGTCCTCGGGGTCGTTGAAGGGGATCCCGTTGAAGAGCACGCCGACCCGGCGCTGGTCGAAGCCGCGGATCTTCAGGTACGAGTAGCCGAGCCCGTTGCCGGCGTCGCTGTAGGCGAAGACGCCCGGCACGCCCTGCAGCAGGAGCGGCAGCTCGAGATCGGGCTCGCGCCGCTCCAGTTCCGCGTGGGAGATGTCGGTGACGTTGAGGCGGGTGTTCCCGTCGTAGCGTGACTCGGTCACGACCACGTCGGCGTCGCGGTAGGTGCGGTCGTCCTGGGCGGCGGCCCCGGTCCAGGGCGCCGCGGCCATGGCCACGGCCACGGCGAAAAGCAGGTTGCGTGTCATGTCTGGCACCTCGTAAGGTTCGCCAGCCGGTGGGAGTCGCAAGGCAACAAAAAAGGCGCTCCCGTCGATTCGGAAGCGCCGCATGCGGCCCGTTTCCCTACGCCGGCATGATCCGGTTCAGGTTCCAAGGGTGTTTCTCAGGCCTTCGATGCCCCGGCATTGTCTCGGCGGGACGGCCACCCCTAACGGTCGCCACGACCATAGCTCCCGCCGGGCCGGGAGTCAAAAACTTAAGCGGATCCCCCGCGCAGCCGATAGGTTCGACGCCCGCGAGCCGCCATCACGAAAGCGAGATCCCATCCCGACCCGCCACCCACTCCGGATCCTCCTCGTCGTCGCGATGCTCGCCGCCGTGTCGGCCCCGCTTCGCTCGGCCCGGGCCGCCGCCGCCCCCGCGGATTCCCTGCCGCAGCCATCGGCCCTCGAGAACACCCTCGGCCTCGACTTCTCGTCGTTCACCTCGACACGCTCGCTGGTGACGCTCGGACTCGGCGCCGGCCTCGCGGCCTGGGCCTGGGAGGAGACCGACGAGAA encodes:
- a CDS encoding TonB-dependent receptor, coding for MTRNLLFAVAVAMAAAPWTGAAAQDDRTYRDADVVVTESRYDGNTRLNVTDISHAELERREPDLELPLLLQGVPGVFAYSDAGNGLGYSYLKIRGFDQRRVGVLFNGIPFNDPEDHQIWWVDLPDLGASIQDIQVQRGVTNAVGGMTAIGGTVNIVSRDLAAKPGGMASLNFGSYGTQRQMIRYQTGDVAGSGFRSSFRLSRQESDGYRDRSGHDGWGFFWSGQYDTENTSTRANIYTGREVTHHAWDAVPESLLRENRRANLETYHNAVDDFRQPHYELHSTWYLSDTVQLTNRVYHIRGEGFYENYKWGADAAAFALDTLPGVTDSTTLDLIRQKWVRKEHTGWVPHLQWDQGEGRRLLVGGDWYTFHSDHWGEVLWAEGFTPDDFVDGFKYHQYTGDKDAWSLYANQRWTAGALTLTGELHYQHKSYEFMQEEVGNFTGADRHQYTADWDFFNPKGAINFDAGPVGGGALQMYGSVGVNHREPTDGELFDTWLSGSDLGVRPLFADSLHVHRADGGIDYVRWSNPDVKEEKVVDYELGVSWRTPRVAFSLGGYFMDFTNEIVPYGGVGEDGSGIRGNAGRTEHKGLELEVRAVAGERHAFVLAASRSWDRFEEFIFHDWDGTVSDYSGNRIALFPESLVMADWSAQWSGPLRTRVRLRHTGEQALDNSGEPGRVIDPWTTVDLSLWAELGALTPALTGCRGFVHLRNVADTEYETWGYWYGENHYTPAAGRNFVVGVDCSF